Proteins encoded within one genomic window of Corynebacterium aurimucosum:
- a CDS encoding MSCRAMM family protein — MTKNLQRKRYGFLRRLSAALLVPLVSGSLIAGPVVAGAQEGSELDVDVDATVSDSLDLDDDFSADDSQVVEQDSVDADAGAVEQLEVDQSEASELDADELEFGELMQPMAVRAGQSSDLKCEAGTFYAIHKWGEILEFNVDNDNWETPTIKNPGFNFRNDRFRIGYNRNGDPYVSWDEQGRQVAWNGLGITSDGQTAYAYRRLDGGNDGLDGSLIIGTADKNGSTLEASYTLEKRLSLVTGAVAPDDTYYFGGYFVYGQNGEGKAPIKEGRGEVLEAVKYTNELPPSVNVTELYSDDKVGVLGRYYKDSNNGRKYYIGADGELAYPFYNNGKRYKYYSPEVRANVTATQGFRLYSYDGTSVKHVGDIPIWNSTAKAAVNGDIAFDPAGNLYILYNPLGNSQYKIVPVTSENLDGANGGQIDSQFANTLNFPAGAIAGRNTQTNGIAFLANGELVVEITSANVYNPKVTYVMVDPTTGETSGDTKSFIQGKAKVRFENGGEAYGLFGGQTDLASCTNFSTLELQKNLPRGRAAKGDQFQLEIYGDNGTQQKWDRLTWNVTDGDKAGVQSRIAGPIVARQGKTFRVSEVATADLGYENAKFEYYTLDKDHAPKLECVDQDGDSLPPDNINPVPDSETRGSNDERAWDVTIPEGEAKQISCTITNEPYRGDLRWTKVARETDSETGESNTISLGGSVWSLLDENKEVIPRYRGISYDNFANCELTEKGCEAAGADSDNATGKFRVTALEYGTYYLREDVAPKGYEKLTEPIKFTFDRDGIHYDSFDELNRYNKDTNTFNLGRILNEKLQGSVKWDKVDPEKDNLLLGGSQWKLYKKNGSELEQPGVLIEDNTGQDGYKGRDANKLPGAFEVKGLDFGTWVIEETKAPEGYRNTQPTFEFEVTEDKPEATIGVQGRVNNYKGRIEWEKVDAADDKNRLAGSEWKLTYKPSDPKGKAAEVIIKDCVEAPCAKDGDLDPAPGKFSVNDLGEGEYSLEEHKAPEGYLAEENLKFTIVVDANHYSVTKDGDGKSQPMPYKVENNAVRIPVGKIANTKDEATVTWNKVDSANTSKLLGGSEWKIQRKDDKGGWTDAYTVVDNATDQLKDKQLKDEDSDEGKFKVTIPTGDYRLVETKAPQGYIISEELKQGKEFSLTRENLSTNLSLGNCVNDKVESDVTWTKVDAEDKAKVLAGSEWILTPLNSDNSLDEDNKIVIVDNGKNDADDRDGYLKVEKLGGGKYELKETKAPEGYIAADKTWTVEVNAETVGKVIELDPVENKPIKGAVSWTKVQADKTTLLAGSEWSLVQVDDKDQPIKGTELEVTDCEQADCAGPDADQTPGKFLVKDLKAGKYKLVESKAPAGYKLDATEHYFEIKDDGTSEEVVVAGSFVNELGKGIELPLTGGRGAYLYQLLGALLGVLAAAMGGAHVMRRRNS, encoded by the coding sequence AACTCGAAGTGGACCAGTCTGAGGCGAGCGAGCTTGACGCCGATGAGCTCGAATTCGGTGAACTCATGCAGCCTATGGCTGTGCGTGCGGGCCAGTCTTCTGACCTAAAGTGTGAGGCTGGAACCTTCTACGCCATCCACAAGTGGGGCGAGATTCTGGAATTTAACGTTGACAATGATAACTGGGAAACGCCGACCATTAAGAACCCGGGCTTTAATTTTAGGAACGATAGATTCAGAATAGGTTACAACAGAAATGGGGATCCGTATGTCTCATGGGATGAGCAAGGCAGACAGGTGGCGTGGAACGGTCTTGGAATTACCAGTGACGGTCAAACGGCCTATGCGTACAGGAGGCTGGACGGGGGTAATGACGGCCTTGACGGTAGCTTGATTATCGGCACTGCCGACAAAAATGGCTCCACGCTGGAGGCGAGCTACACGCTAGAAAAGCGCCTGTCTTTGGTGACCGGTGCGGTAGCTCCTGATGATACGTATTATTTTGGCGGCTATTTTGTCTACGGCCAAAACGGTGAAGGAAAGGCCCCAATCAAGGAAGGTAGAGGAGAAGTACTCGAGGCGGTAAAATATACTAACGAACTTCCTCCTAGTGTTAATGTTACTGAGCTATATAGCGACGATAAGGTGGGCGTCCTAGGTCGTTACTATAAGGATTCAAATAATGGCCGAAAGTACTACATTGGCGCCGATGGGGAATTAGCCTACCCTTTTTATAACAATGGTAAACGCTATAAGTACTATTCCCCGGAAGTACGGGCTAATGTCACGGCAACTCAAGGTTTCCGTCTCTACTCTTATGATGGGACTTCTGTAAAACATGTTGGTGACATTCCAATTTGGAACTCAACGGCTAAAGCGGCAGTGAATGGCGATATTGCCTTTGACCCTGCGGGAAACCTGTATATTCTCTATAACCCTTTGGGCAATTCCCAATACAAAATTGTGCCGGTGACCTCTGAAAACCTTGACGGGGCGAACGGCGGGCAGATTGACTCGCAATTCGCGAATACGCTGAACTTTCCTGCTGGAGCTATTGCCGGTCGGAATACCCAGACCAATGGCATTGCCTTCTTGGCGAATGGCGAACTTGTGGTAGAGATTACCTCAGCAAACGTATACAATCCCAAGGTTACTTATGTGATGGTTGACCCTACGACGGGTGAAACAAGCGGCGACACAAAGAGCTTTATACAAGGAAAGGCTAAGGTTCGTTTCGAGAACGGCGGTGAAGCCTACGGGCTGTTCGGCGGTCAAACCGACTTGGCTTCCTGTACAAACTTTTCTACCCTTGAGCTGCAGAAAAACCTTCCTCGGGGGCGCGCTGCAAAGGGCGACCAGTTCCAGCTAGAAATCTATGGAGATAATGGTACGCAGCAGAAGTGGGATCGTTTGACTTGGAACGTGACTGACGGTGACAAGGCTGGTGTTCAGTCACGCATCGCTGGTCCGATTGTTGCTCGACAAGGCAAGACTTTCCGTGTGAGTGAGGTGGCTACAGCTGATCTAGGATACGAGAACGCAAAGTTTGAGTATTACACGCTGGACAAAGATCATGCACCTAAGCTTGAGTGTGTTGACCAGGATGGGGACTCGTTGCCGCCCGACAATATTAATCCAGTTCCTGACTCCGAGACTCGAGGATCGAATGATGAGCGCGCCTGGGATGTAACGATTCCTGAGGGCGAAGCCAAGCAGATCTCCTGTACTATCACGAACGAGCCTTACCGTGGTGATCTGCGTTGGACCAAGGTGGCTAGGGAAACTGACTCAGAGACTGGGGAATCAAACACTATTTCCCTGGGTGGTTCCGTGTGGAGCCTTCTGGATGAAAACAAGGAAGTTATCCCTAGGTACCGCGGCATTAGCTACGATAACTTTGCTAACTGTGAGCTAACGGAAAAAGGCTGTGAAGCTGCTGGTGCTGACTCCGACAACGCAACTGGGAAATTCCGTGTGACCGCCCTAGAATACGGAACGTACTACCTGCGTGAGGACGTAGCTCCTAAGGGGTATGAGAAGCTTACCGAGCCGATCAAATTTACTTTCGACCGTGATGGTATTCATTACGACTCATTTGATGAGCTGAATCGATACAATAAGGACACTAATACTTTCAACTTGGGCCGAATCTTGAATGAGAAGCTTCAGGGTTCCGTGAAGTGGGACAAGGTTGACCCAGAGAAGGATAACCTCTTGCTTGGCGGCTCCCAATGGAAGCTTTACAAGAAGAATGGTAGCGAGTTAGAGCAACCTGGTGTTCTCATTGAGGACAACACGGGTCAAGATGGCTACAAGGGGCGAGATGCCAACAAACTTCCAGGCGCCTTTGAAGTCAAGGGACTCGATTTTGGTACTTGGGTGATTGAAGAAACCAAGGCCCCAGAGGGCTATAGGAATACTCAACCGACTTTCGAGTTCGAGGTAACGGAGGACAAACCTGAGGCGACCATCGGTGTTCAAGGCAGAGTAAATAACTACAAGGGCCGTATTGAATGGGAAAAGGTCGACGCTGCTGACGATAAAAACCGTTTGGCCGGCTCCGAGTGGAAGCTGACTTACAAGCCGTCCGATCCCAAGGGTAAAGCTGCTGAGGTGATCATCAAGGATTGTGTGGAGGCTCCCTGTGCCAAGGATGGGGACCTCGATCCAGCACCTGGTAAATTCTCAGTTAATGATCTGGGTGAAGGCGAGTACTCCCTTGAGGAGCACAAGGCGCCGGAAGGTTACCTTGCGGAAGAAAACCTCAAGTTCACCATTGTCGTAGATGCGAATCACTACAGTGTTACTAAAGATGGAGACGGCAAATCGCAGCCAATGCCGTACAAGGTAGAAAACAATGCTGTCCGCATCCCCGTTGGCAAGATTGCCAACACCAAGGATGAGGCCACGGTGACGTGGAATAAGGTCGATTCCGCTAACACATCTAAGCTCTTGGGTGGTTCCGAGTGGAAGATCCAGCGCAAGGATGATAAAGGCGGGTGGACTGATGCCTACACCGTTGTTGATAATGCCACTGATCAGCTCAAGGATAAGCAGCTGAAGGATGAAGACTCTGACGAAGGAAAGTTCAAGGTAACCATCCCAACAGGTGACTACCGTCTTGTCGAGACCAAGGCTCCGCAGGGCTACATCATCTCTGAGGAGCTCAAGCAAGGTAAGGAATTCTCTCTCACTCGTGAGAATCTCTCCACGAACCTTTCCTTGGGAAATTGCGTGAATGACAAGGTGGAGTCGGACGTCACATGGACGAAGGTCGATGCAGAGGATAAGGCTAAGGTATTGGCCGGTTCTGAGTGGATCTTGACACCGCTGAATTCTGATAATTCACTCGATGAGGACAACAAGATCGTCATCGTGGATAACGGAAAGAACGATGCCGACGACCGCGATGGTTACCTCAAGGTAGAGAAGCTTGGTGGTGGCAAGTACGAGCTCAAGGAGACGAAGGCTCCGGAAGGCTATATCGCTGCAGACAAGACCTGGACCGTTGAGGTTAACGCCGAAACGGTCGGCAAGGTCATCGAGCTCGACCCGGTGGAGAACAAGCCCATCAAGGGCGCGGTCTCTTGGACCAAGGTCCAGGCAGATAAGACCACCTTGCTTGCTGGCTCTGAGTGGTCGCTGGTGCAGGTCGATGACAAGGACCAGCCCATCAAGGGTACTGAACTTGAAGTCACCGACTGTGAGCAGGCGGACTGTGCAGGCCCTGACGCTGATCAAACGCCAGGCAAGTTCCTTGTCAAGGATCTGAAGGCCGGAAAGTACAAGTTGGTGGAATCCAAGGCACCGGCTGGTTACAAGCTGGATGCCACAGAACACTATTTCGAAATTAAAGATGATGGAACCAGTGAGGAGGTTGTAGTGGCCGGATCGTTTGTTAACGAACTTGGTAAAGGCATTGAGCTGCCACTAACCGGCGGACGAGGTGCGTACCTGTACCAACTCCTCGGTGCGCTCCTCGGGGTTCTAGCGGCAGCGATGGGAGGCGCGCATGTAATGCGACGTCGTAACAGCTAA
- a CDS encoding SpaH/EbpB family LPXTG-anchored major pilin: MRVKSTTIGRRLACALGASALIVTGAGFAAPTALGEEPTAESSQTAELGNIDFTKKGSLTIKKHLHQDGTSAVGDPATGVYEGKPAEGIDGVEFTIYKIKDIDLSKNEDWEKVNSYKIPADPEADSNLVKVKTVTTEGGGVATLKDLDLAAYVVVETNAPADIIDRAAPFVVTLPYPDTKANDDRLGKRSEDWLYDVNVFPKNGKTELSKTVKGQASYGLNIGSEVHFPVTATVPKIAGDRVFKYFQVVDPMDTRFDKKSLKVASVKLSGVDLTSDDYTVAIQDWMVTVSLTQQGLGKLKNAAGQELEVVFVGQLDNLGEGDNFGRILNMAYVYSDTVSNPGESTPPETPGTTPPTTPPSTPPTTTTPPGGTPLVKQFWGDLKIQKVDQGTQKPLKDAEFKIYPAKDPYPAGECSPEYDENATAVKKNGVEGEDLVVKSDENGNVHFEGLFVSDDQNDPKSKEFRCYVLVETKAPSGFVTPTDGNQLFPVKVTIGQTAQGKYDSKVENVKRDTPELPLTGGKGVIMLMVLGGLLLVVAVGAGVVFIRRAEA, translated from the coding sequence ATGCGTGTAAAGAGCACCACGATCGGCCGTCGTCTGGCCTGCGCGCTCGGCGCCTCTGCTCTCATTGTCACCGGTGCTGGCTTCGCTGCTCCGACTGCTCTCGGTGAGGAGCCGACTGCGGAGTCCTCCCAGACTGCTGAACTCGGCAACATTGACTTCACCAAAAAGGGCAGCCTCACCATCAAGAAGCACCTGCACCAGGACGGCACCTCCGCTGTAGGTGACCCGGCCACCGGTGTCTACGAAGGTAAGCCGGCCGAGGGCATTGATGGCGTTGAGTTCACCATCTACAAGATCAAGGACATTGATCTCTCCAAGAATGAGGACTGGGAAAAGGTAAACTCCTACAAGATCCCGGCGGACCCGGAGGCTGATTCAAACCTTGTGAAGGTTAAGACCGTGACCACCGAGGGCGGTGGCGTAGCTACGCTCAAGGACCTTGACCTCGCTGCCTACGTCGTCGTTGAGACCAATGCTCCAGCTGACATCATTGACCGCGCAGCGCCGTTCGTTGTCACCCTGCCTTACCCGGACACCAAGGCCAACGACGATCGCTTGGGTAAGCGCTCCGAGGATTGGCTGTATGACGTCAACGTCTTCCCGAAGAACGGTAAGACCGAGCTGAGCAAGACCGTTAAGGGTCAGGCTTCCTATGGCCTGAACATCGGTTCCGAGGTTCACTTCCCAGTGACCGCGACCGTTCCGAAGATCGCTGGGGATCGCGTATTCAAGTACTTCCAGGTCGTGGATCCGATGGATACCCGTTTCGACAAGAAGAGCCTGAAGGTCGCTAGCGTGAAGCTCAGCGGCGTCGACCTGACCTCCGACGACTACACTGTTGCTATTCAGGACTGGATGGTAACCGTATCCCTGACCCAGCAGGGCCTGGGCAAGCTGAAGAACGCTGCAGGCCAAGAGCTTGAGGTTGTTTTTGTTGGTCAGCTCGACAACCTTGGTGAGGGCGATAACTTCGGCCGTATTCTCAACATGGCATACGTGTACTCCGACACCGTTTCGAACCCGGGTGAGTCCACCCCGCCGGAGACCCCGGGTACCACTCCGCCGACCACTCCGCCGTCCACCCCGCCGACTACGACCACCCCTCCGGGTGGTACCCCGCTGGTGAAGCAGTTCTGGGGCGACCTGAAAATCCAAAAGGTTGACCAGGGCACCCAGAAGCCGTTGAAGGACGCTGAGTTCAAGATCTACCCGGCGAAGGATCCGTACCCGGCTGGCGAGTGCTCCCCGGAGTACGACGAGAACGCTACCGCGGTAAAGAAGAACGGCGTCGAGGGCGAAGATCTTGTTGTCAAGTCTGATGAGAACGGTAACGTTCACTTCGAGGGCCTGTTCGTTTCTGATGATCAGAACGATCCGAAGTCTAAAGAGTTCCGTTGCTACGTCCTCGTAGAGACCAAGGCACCGTCTGGCTTCGTCACCCCGACTGACGGTAACCAGCTCTTCCCTGTGAAGGTCACCATTGGTCAGACCGCTCAGGGAAAGTACGATTCCAAGGTCGAAAACGTTAAGCGTGATACCCCTGAACTGCCGCTGACCGGTGGCAAGGGCGTTATCATGCTCATGGTTCTGGGCGGTTTGCTGCTCGTAGTGGCTGTCGGTGCTGGCGTTGTCTTCATCCGCCGCGCTGAGGCCTAA